The Macrobrachium rosenbergii isolate ZJJX-2024 chromosome 18, ASM4041242v1, whole genome shotgun sequence genome has a window encoding:
- the LOC136847935 gene encoding rRNA-processing protein UTP23 homolog — translation MANSFISESLSRVMTEKLYRMGAATPKFRCNFLIPTLGKELSQENEDKNQKKTQRIMNFYFRNFGVGRPYTVLVDGTFCSAALEARIIIKEQIPIFLDDKKTKIVTTPCIIMEVEKLGKIRSVLYASWLIVKQFAIVKCGHEGKPVPAAECIMSLLKDDNPKKYVVALQDKELKHQIHNSVPGTPIISLNKQATVLEKPTYKSQTIVKESYSSVSRHEESTLQAMKRKYLGEENSDQPEPQKKKLRKKRHFPRKKGFQSQGEEKDKAKIGRGRHRKKKNNNLVKNFFQAPTS, via the exons ATGGCGAATTCTTTCATAAGTGAAAGTTTGAGCAGGGTGATGACAGAGAAGCTATACCGGATGGGAGCAGCAACGCCAAAGTTCAG ATGCAACTTTCTTATACCCACCTTGGGTAAAG aattaagccaagaaaatgaagataaaaatcagaaaaaaacacaaCGGATAATGAACTTCTACTTTCGAAACTTTGGAGTTGGGCGGCCTTATACTGTGTTGGTAGATGGGACATTTTGTTCTGCTGCCTTAGAG gccaGGATTATCATAAAGGAACAGATTCCCATATTTCTAGATGATAAGAAAACCAAAATTGTCACCACACCGTGTATTATTATGGAAGTGGAGAAACTTGGCAAAATTA GATCAGTCTTGTATGCATCATGGCTAATCGTCAAGCAGTTTGCAATTGTAAAGTGTGGCCATGAAGGGAAGCCCGTACCTGCTGCTGAGTGCATTATGTCCCTCTTGAAAGATGATAATCCTAAGAA ATATGTAGTAGCTTTACAAGATAAAGAGTTGAAACATCAGATACATAATTCAGTTCCAGGGACACCAATCATCAGCCTGAACAAACAGGCGACGGTTCTTGAAAAACCTACCTACAAATCCCAAACTATTGTGAAGGAAAGCTACAG TTCTGTGTCTCGTCATGAAGAAAGCACATTGCAAGCAATGAAGAGAAAGTATTTAGGGGAGGAAAACAGTGATCAGCCTGAACCCCAGAAGAAAAAGCTTAGGAAAAAGCGTCATTTCCCTCGTAAGAAAGGCTTCCAAAGCCAGGGTGAAGAAAAAGATAAGGCAAAAATTGGCAGAGGAAGacacagaaaaaagaagaacAATAATCTCGTTAAGAATTTCTTTCAAGCACCAACCAGTTGa